Proteins from a genomic interval of Salinarchaeum sp. Harcht-Bsk1:
- a CDS encoding universal stress protein, with translation MYDRILLATDGTEASTDAATHAIDLAADTGATLHVLYVVDETVYSAYSGDEYVDEAEGPEHGLEEVGEEAIEEIRDRAASAGVEVESAMRHGTPSRTIVEYADDADVDLIVLGTKHRPAEYRALLGSVTDRVLRLTARPATVIKTTVEE, from the coding sequence ATGTACGACAGGATCCTCCTCGCGACCGACGGTACCGAGGCGTCGACCGACGCTGCCACACACGCGATCGACCTCGCAGCGGACACCGGCGCGACGTTGCACGTCCTCTACGTGGTCGACGAGACGGTCTACTCCGCCTACAGCGGCGACGAGTACGTCGACGAGGCCGAAGGCCCCGAACACGGCCTCGAGGAGGTCGGCGAGGAAGCGATCGAGGAGATCCGAGACCGAGCGGCGAGCGCGGGTGTCGAGGTCGAGAGCGCGATGCGGCACGGAACGCCGTCCCGGACGATCGTCGAGTACGCCGACGACGCCGACGTCGATCTGATCGTGCTTGGTACGAAGCACCGGCCCGCGGAGTACCGCGCGCTGCTCGGAAGCGTGACCGATCGCGTGCTCCGGCTGACCGCCCGGCCGGCGACCGTGATCAAGACGACCGTCGAGGAGTAG
- the leuD gene encoding 3-isopropylmalate dehydratase small subunit has translation MSANGDGPDESGRDATEDIPSVEHVSGSGVPIRGNDVDTDQIIPARFMKVVTFDGLGQFSFFDLRFDDDDEPKEHPMNEERFQDASIMVVNDNFGCGSSREHAPQALMRWGIDAFIGESFAEIFAGNCLALGLPTVTADGETIADLQDWVEENPDGDIDVDVAAETVTYGDTTVDVEVDDAQRQALVEGIWDTTALMKANQNAIQETADALPYL, from the coding sequence ATGAGCGCGAACGGCGACGGTCCCGACGAGAGCGGCCGCGACGCAACCGAGGACATCCCCTCGGTCGAGCACGTCTCCGGCTCTGGCGTCCCGATCCGGGGCAACGACGTCGATACCGACCAGATCATCCCGGCGCGGTTTATGAAGGTGGTCACCTTCGACGGGCTGGGCCAGTTCTCCTTTTTCGACCTGCGCTTCGACGACGATGACGAGCCAAAGGAACACCCGATGAACGAGGAGCGCTTCCAGGACGCCTCGATCATGGTCGTCAACGACAACTTCGGCTGTGGCTCCTCCCGCGAGCACGCCCCGCAGGCCCTGATGCGCTGGGGCATCGACGCGTTCATCGGCGAGAGTTTCGCGGAGATTTTCGCGGGCAACTGTCTCGCGCTGGGGCTGCCCACCGTCACCGCCGACGGCGAGACGATCGCCGACCTGCAGGACTGGGTCGAGGAGAACCCCGACGGCGACATCGACGTCGACGTCGCCGCCGAGACCGTCACCTACGGCGACACCACGGTGGACGTCGAGGTCGACGACGCCCAGCGCCAGGCCCTCGTGGAGGGCATCTGGGACACGACGGCGCTGATGAAGGCCAACCAGAATGCGATTCAGGAGACGGCCGACGCGCTGCCGTACCTCTGA
- a CDS encoding class I fructose-bisphosphate aldolase, which translates to MRPGMASSLTRDGRTIVLAHDHGLEHGPTGFSEVPERLDPEQIFELATHDAVGCLAVQKGLAETYLPSYPEVDVLLKCNGTSNLWSGEPYSPQTCSVDYAADLGAAAIGYTVYPGSNHEPRMTTEFSEVQEAAREHDLPVALWSYARGQPIKRTRTEDTVAYAARIGLELGADFTKVKYPSSEESLSHAVDAAADVNVLMSGGSKTNDVEFLETVEGAIDAGVCGLAVGRNVWQREEPEAMLDALERVVYEDESASVAAESLAPAAASGDD; encoded by the coding sequence ATGCGTCCCGGCATGGCATCCTCCCTGACCCGCGACGGCCGGACGATCGTCCTGGCACACGACCACGGACTCGAACACGGGCCCACGGGGTTCTCCGAAGTCCCCGAGCGCCTCGACCCCGAGCAGATCTTCGAGTTGGCGACCCACGACGCCGTCGGCTGCCTCGCGGTGCAGAAGGGCCTCGCGGAGACGTACCTGCCCTCCTACCCCGAGGTCGACGTCCTGTTGAAGTGCAACGGCACGAGCAACCTCTGGAGCGGCGAACCCTACTCGCCCCAGACCTGTTCGGTCGACTACGCCGCAGACCTCGGTGCTGCAGCGATCGGCTACACCGTCTACCCCGGGAGCAACCACGAGCCCCGGATGACGACGGAGTTCAGCGAGGTCCAGGAGGCGGCGCGCGAGCACGACCTGCCGGTCGCGCTCTGGTCGTACGCCCGCGGGCAGCCGATCAAGCGAACCCGAACCGAGGACACGGTCGCCTACGCCGCTCGCATCGGCCTCGAACTCGGCGCGGACTTCACGAAGGTGAAGTACCCCAGCAGCGAGGAGTCACTCTCCCACGCCGTCGACGCCGCAGCCGACGTGAACGTCCTGATGAGCGGCGGATCGAAGACCAACGACGTCGAGTTCCTGGAGACGGTCGAGGGTGCGATCGACGCTGGCGTCTGCGGCCTCGCGGTCGGTCGCAACGTCTGGCAACGCGAGGAACCGGAAGCGATGCTCGACGCGCTCGAGCGGGTCGTCTACGAGGACGAGTCGGCGTCGGTCGCGGCCGAGTCGCTCGCGCCCGCAGCGGCATCGGGCGACGACTGA
- a CDS encoding DUF4038 domain-containing protein encodes MASTWHPVELDFEATDPPANPYGEELLDLRLEHESGATHTVPGFWDGGDVFRARFAPPELGTWTWETITDDPGLEATGSFDATPGDVGAPIHDHGYLRAGERALRHADGTPFFWLADTAWTASTRATTDEWEKYLDHRVEQGYNVVQVNALRQHDGSRPHDRIPFEDWDLSRPNHDYFQHLDDLVAMAHGRGVVPALVALWFDYAGANPDWGIPEERRNEHSPEQARTLGRYLGARYGAYGAAWLVSGDSHVDESSLPIYRAAGEVLGEACQHPLRTAHMPGGQNTPTTLNDEAWLDFHMYQSGHTHDLTVPKRQARVNRGLHPARPVLNGEPAYADMRAYADETVLERETVRAAGWLSVLAGANAGVTYGAHGVWPWHRASDTFESAELWGEPKPWDEALSLASGDDYARIADVLSARAAESLSPRPDLLADADETEAAAVTPDAVLVYLGEGRAIELQDAPPLDAVSWYDPATGETADAATTNAAGDLEVATPPFGGDAVLLGTR; translated from the coding sequence ATGGCGAGCACCTGGCATCCCGTCGAACTCGACTTCGAGGCGACGGATCCGCCTGCGAATCCGTACGGCGAGGAACTCCTCGACCTGCGACTGGAGCACGAATCGGGAGCGACCCACACCGTGCCGGGCTTCTGGGACGGCGGCGACGTCTTCCGCGCCCGGTTCGCACCGCCGGAGCTGGGCACCTGGACCTGGGAGACGATCACCGACGACCCCGGGCTCGAAGCGACGGGGTCGTTCGACGCCACACCGGGCGACGTCGGAGCGCCGATCCACGATCACGGCTACCTCCGCGCCGGCGAACGCGCACTCCGCCACGCGGACGGCACGCCATTCTTCTGGCTGGCGGACACCGCCTGGACCGCGAGCACCCGCGCGACGACCGACGAGTGGGAGAAGTACCTCGATCACCGCGTCGAGCAGGGGTACAACGTCGTCCAGGTGAACGCACTCCGGCAGCACGACGGGTCCCGCCCGCACGACCGGATTCCGTTCGAGGACTGGGACCTTTCGCGGCCGAACCACGACTACTTCCAGCACCTCGACGACCTGGTCGCGATGGCCCACGGACGCGGCGTCGTTCCGGCACTCGTCGCCCTCTGGTTCGACTACGCTGGTGCGAACCCCGACTGGGGCATCCCGGAGGAACGCCGCAACGAGCACTCCCCGGAACAGGCCCGTACGCTCGGCCGGTATCTCGGGGCACGGTACGGTGCCTACGGGGCCGCATGGCTCGTCTCCGGTGACTCTCACGTCGACGAGTCGTCCTTGCCAATCTACCGTGCAGCCGGCGAAGTACTGGGCGAGGCCTGCCAGCACCCGCTTCGGACCGCCCATATGCCCGGCGGACAGAACACGCCTACAACGCTCAACGACGAAGCCTGGCTCGACTTCCACATGTACCAGTCGGGTCACACGCACGACCTCACCGTCCCGAAGCGACAGGCCCGGGTGAACCGTGGACTGCACCCAGCCCGGCCGGTCCTGAACGGAGAGCCTGCCTACGCCGACATGCGGGCGTACGCCGACGAAACCGTGCTGGAACGCGAGACCGTCCGGGCTGCGGGCTGGCTCAGCGTGCTCGCAGGCGCGAACGCCGGCGTGACCTACGGCGCGCACGGTGTCTGGCCGTGGCACCGCGCGAGCGACACCTTCGAGTCGGCCGAGTTGTGGGGCGAACCGAAGCCCTGGGACGAGGCGCTGTCGCTGGCGAGCGGTGACGACTACGCCCGGATCGCTGACGTGCTCTCCGCACGCGCTGCCGAGTCGCTCTCGCCCCGGCCGGACCTGCTCGCCGACGCCGACGAGACCGAGGCGGCTGCGGTGACCCCGGACGCGGTGCTCGTCTACCTCGGCGAGGGCCGGGCCATCGAACTCCAGGACGCGCCGCCGCTCGACGCCGTTAGCTGGTACGATCCCGCCACGGGCGAGACGGCCGACGCCGCTACGACGAACGCGGCCGGCGACCTCGAGGTAGCGACACCGCCGTTCGGTGGGGACGCGGTGCTGCTCGGAACTCGATAG
- a CDS encoding DUF5799 family protein — MTAWTDQFVGDRMAVDREFTERVAASEFSSQEWGTIMTAVEFEIEDPESPEQARVVADTSKVDQVLPAIESMREGMGMGGAPGAGGGGTNADGREGGAGSGSGLFGSIKDSLGLGGGGDEADHRAESAAALAEEYAQRFQEHLEEHGKWTRACEVAAATGDASRGEHAEESGGGVGSADEQPE, encoded by the coding sequence ATGACAGCCTGGACGGACCAGTTCGTGGGCGACCGGATGGCGGTCGACCGGGAGTTCACGGAGCGCGTCGCCGCATCGGAGTTCTCGAGCCAGGAGTGGGGAACGATCATGACTGCCGTGGAGTTCGAGATCGAGGATCCCGAGTCGCCCGAGCAGGCACGCGTCGTCGCCGATACGAGCAAGGTCGATCAGGTGCTCCCCGCGATCGAGTCGATGCGGGAGGGGATGGGCATGGGCGGCGCCCCCGGCGCGGGGGGTGGCGGGACGAACGCCGACGGACGCGAAGGCGGCGCCGGTTCGGGGAGCGGACTGTTCGGATCGATCAAGGACTCGCTCGGATTGGGCGGTGGCGGCGACGAGGCCGATCACCGCGCCGAATCCGCCGCCGCACTCGCCGAGGAGTACGCCCAGCGGTTCCAGGAACACCTCGAAGAACACGGCAAGTGGACCCGCGCCTGCGAAGTCGCTGCCGCGACCGGCGACGCGTCGCGAGGCGAGCACGCCGAGGAATCGGGAGGCGGTGTAGGCAGCGCCGACGAGCAACCGGAGTAA
- the leuC gene encoding 3-isopropylmalate dehydratase large subunit: MSEGTLYDKVWDQHKVTTLPNGQDQLFVGLHLIHEVTSPQAFGMLQERGLEVARPDLTHATVDHIVPTADQSRPYKEDAAERMMAELEENVREAGIEFSDPDSGDQGIVHVIGPEQGITQPGKTIVCGDSHTSTHGAFGALAFGIGTSQIRDVLATQTIAMEKQKVRKIEVTGELEEGVEAKDIILEIIRRLGTEGGVGYVYEYAGETIENLDMEGRMSICNMTIEGGARAGYLNPDETTYEWLQDTDYFQEHPEQYDELKPYWESIRSDVDAEYDDVVEIDASELDPVVTWGTTPGQGIGIDDPIPAPEDLPEAKQDTARRAQEHMRVEPGETMNGYDIDVAFLGSCTNARLPDLRRAARIVKNREVDEDVRAFVVPGSQRVQRAAEEEGLKDVFEAAGFEWRNAGCSMCLGMNEDQLEGDEACASSSNRNFVGRQGSKNGRTVLMNPRMVAAAAINGEVSDVREMKEVPLA, from the coding sequence ATGAGTGAGGGCACGCTCTACGACAAGGTCTGGGACCAGCACAAGGTCACCACGCTGCCGAACGGGCAGGACCAGCTGTTCGTCGGGCTGCACCTCATCCACGAGGTCACGAGCCCGCAGGCCTTCGGGATGCTCCAGGAGCGCGGCCTCGAGGTCGCGCGGCCGGACCTGACCCACGCGACCGTCGACCACATCGTGCCGACGGCCGACCAGTCACGTCCCTACAAGGAGGACGCCGCGGAGCGGATGATGGCCGAACTCGAGGAGAACGTCCGCGAGGCCGGCATCGAATTCTCGGATCCCGACAGCGGCGACCAGGGGATCGTCCACGTCATCGGCCCGGAGCAGGGGATCACCCAGCCCGGCAAGACGATCGTCTGTGGCGACTCCCACACCTCGACTCACGGCGCGTTCGGCGCGCTGGCCTTCGGGATCGGCACCTCCCAGATCCGGGACGTGCTCGCGACCCAGACTATCGCGATGGAGAAACAGAAGGTCCGGAAGATCGAGGTCACCGGCGAACTCGAGGAGGGCGTCGAGGCCAAGGACATCATCCTCGAGATCATCCGCCGCCTCGGCACCGAGGGCGGCGTCGGCTACGTGTACGAGTACGCCGGCGAGACCATCGAGAACCTCGACATGGAAGGCCGGATGTCGATCTGCAACATGACGATCGAGGGTGGCGCCCGGGCGGGCTACCTCAACCCGGACGAGACCACCTACGAGTGGCTGCAGGACACCGACTACTTCCAGGAGCACCCCGAGCAGTACGACGAACTGAAGCCCTACTGGGAGTCGATCCGCTCGGACGTTGACGCCGAGTACGACGACGTCGTCGAGATCGACGCAAGCGAGCTGGACCCCGTCGTCACCTGGGGCACCACGCCCGGGCAGGGCATCGGCATCGACGATCCGATTCCCGCGCCGGAGGACCTCCCCGAAGCGAAGCAGGACACCGCCCGACGCGCCCAGGAGCACATGCGCGTCGAACCCGGCGAGACGATGAACGGATACGACATCGACGTGGCGTTCCTCGGCTCCTGTACGAACGCTCGCCTACCCGACCTGCGTCGCGCCGCGCGAATCGTCAAGAACCGCGAGGTCGACGAGGACGTGCGCGCCTTCGTCGTGCCCGGTAGCCAGCGCGTCCAGCGCGCCGCGGAGGAAGAGGGACTGAAGGACGTCTTCGAGGCCGCCGGCTTCGAGTGGCGCAACGCGGGCTGCTCGATGTGTCTCGGCATGAACGAGGACCAGCTCGAAGGCGACGAGGCCTGTGCCTCCTCCTCGAATCGGAACTTCGTCGGCCGCCAGGGCTCCAAGAACGGGCGGACCGTCCTGATGAACCCGCGAATGGTCGCCGCGGCGGCGATCAACGGGGAAGTCTCTGACGTCCGCGAGATGAAGGAGGTGCCCCTGGCATGA
- the ilvC gene encoding ketol-acid reductoisomerase encodes MADEFTTTVYYDDDADSAHLDDKTVAVLGFGSQGHAHALNLHESGHDVVVGLRESSSSWDEAESAGLSVATPADAAAQADVVSVLVPDTVQPDVYENAIEPNLDAGDTLQFAHGFNVHYNQIEPPEDVDVTMVAPKSPGHLVRRNYERDQGTPALLAVYQDATGEAVDEGLAYAQGIGCARAGVIETSFQEEVESDLFGEQAVLCGGVTSLVKHGYETLVENGYSPEIAYFECLNELKLIVDLMYEGGHAEMWNSVSDTAEYGGLVKGDEIVDDHVRENMEETLEAVQDGTFAREWIAENQAGRPSYTQLRDAEMNHDIEDVGERLRALFAWADENEQEAAEAPADD; translated from the coding sequence ATGGCAGACGAATTCACCACGACGGTATACTACGACGACGACGCGGACAGTGCACATCTCGACGACAAGACCGTAGCCGTCCTCGGCTTCGGTAGCCAGGGACACGCCCACGCGCTCAACCTCCACGAGTCCGGCCACGACGTGGTCGTCGGGCTCCGCGAGTCCTCGAGCTCCTGGGACGAGGCCGAATCCGCCGGCCTGAGCGTCGCGACGCCGGCTGACGCCGCTGCGCAGGCGGACGTCGTCTCCGTGCTCGTCCCGGACACGGTCCAGCCCGACGTCTACGAGAACGCCATCGAGCCGAACCTCGACGCCGGCGACACGCTCCAGTTCGCTCACGGCTTCAACGTCCACTACAACCAGATCGAGCCGCCGGAGGACGTCGACGTGACCATGGTCGCCCCGAAGAGCCCGGGCCACCTCGTCCGCCGGAACTACGAGCGCGACCAGGGCACGCCCGCCCTGCTCGCGGTCTACCAGGACGCAACCGGCGAGGCCGTCGACGAGGGACTGGCGTACGCCCAGGGCATCGGCTGTGCCCGCGCGGGCGTCATCGAGACCAGCTTCCAGGAGGAGGTCGAGTCCGACCTCTTCGGCGAGCAGGCCGTCCTCTGTGGTGGCGTGACCTCGCTGGTCAAGCACGGCTACGAGACGCTCGTCGAGAACGGCTACTCCCCGGAGATCGCCTACTTCGAGTGCCTGAACGAGCTGAAGCTCATCGTCGACCTGATGTACGAAGGTGGGCACGCCGAGATGTGGAACTCCGTCTCCGACACCGCGGAGTACGGCGGCCTCGTCAAAGGCGACGAGATCGTCGACGACCACGTTCGCGAGAACATGGAGGAGACGCTCGAGGCAGTCCAGGACGGTACCTTCGCCCGCGAGTGGATCGCGGAGAACCAGGCCGGCCGACCCAGCTACACCCAGCTGCGCGACGCCGAGATGAATCACGACATCGAGGACGTCGGCGAGCGCCTGCGCGCCCTCTTCGCCTGGGCCGACGAGAACGAACAGGAAGCCGCCGAGGCACCCGCAGACGACTGA
- a CDS encoding OsmC family protein gives MAKTAHTVSTEGFSSENHVRDFELTIDATGESGPDTLEVLIADYASCYVPALRVASEQRGADDLGEVAIDVTGELNDDDKLESIHFDVEVDADLDDDTATAIVERANELCKVHDALKESLYAEVDL, from the coding sequence ATGGCGAAAACCGCCCACACCGTCTCCACAGAAGGATTCAGCTCCGAGAATCACGTCCGCGACTTCGAACTGACGATCGACGCCACGGGCGAGTCCGGACCCGACACGCTCGAGGTCCTCATCGCGGACTACGCCTCCTGTTACGTCCCCGCCCTGCGCGTGGCGAGCGAGCAGCGCGGCGCCGACGACCTCGGCGAGGTCGCGATCGACGTGACCGGGGAACTCAACGACGACGACAAACTCGAATCGATCCACTTCGACGTGGAGGTCGACGCCGACCTCGACGACGACACGGCAACGGCGATCGTCGAGCGAGCCAACGAGCTTTGCAAGGTTCACGACGCGCTGAAAGAGTCCCTGTACGCCGAGGTCGACCTGTAG
- a CDS encoding histidine kinase N-terminal 7TM domain-containing protein — MFVEDPSAATLSYAFATFGVGVLTGFVARYAWRRRDVRGASSLTALMAGVSVWTLCTSLELLSANRDLTLALESVTLGATGVVVIGFVGVAVEISGNDELLDKRIVGLLSIEPVAITLLTATTDLHGLVYQTIEPASKSLDTIDVTTGIAFWLHVGFAYALLATALALVSIQIIRSTGVYRRQAATVLLGALIAIAGNVVRLWGNASIDAEPIGFAVLGGLVAWSIWRYQLIDLVPIAREQVVDTLPDPVVVLDEQDRITDLNEAGITLLGESEDELLGADFDAAFRAFPNVVDTFEDAMQTRQVVRIHVRDEIKDYEVRVAPIEDERGTTRGRILLFHDVSEREVNRRELEHQNEQLERFASVVSHDLRNPLSVAEGYLDLARESGEGEHFETVAEAHDRMHAIIQDVLTMAREGTSVEETSPVSLRAAAETAWSQVDTGDAELVVTEDRTIPADEDRLQRLLENLYRNSVEHGAVPDRSGGDTLTVRIGPIGDDVRTPADEERGFFVEDDGVGIPEADRSKIFEPGHSTGSQGTGLGLSIVRSIAEGHGWSVRATKAPDGGARFEITDVPPIGPAMADPQSSAPDGAQR; from the coding sequence GTGTTCGTCGAGGATCCGTCGGCCGCGACGCTTTCCTACGCATTCGCGACGTTCGGCGTCGGCGTACTCACCGGATTCGTGGCGCGATACGCGTGGCGTCGACGCGACGTGCGCGGAGCGAGCTCGCTCACGGCATTGATGGCGGGTGTCTCGGTCTGGACGCTCTGTACTTCACTAGAGTTGCTCTCCGCGAATCGTGATTTGACGCTCGCCCTCGAGAGTGTCACGCTCGGTGCGACCGGCGTCGTCGTGATCGGCTTCGTGGGCGTCGCGGTAGAGATCAGCGGCAACGACGAGCTGCTGGACAAGCGGATCGTTGGACTGCTCTCGATCGAGCCGGTAGCGATCACGCTGCTGACCGCGACGACCGACCTACATGGCCTCGTCTACCAGACGATCGAACCCGCGAGCAAGAGTCTCGACACGATCGATGTGACGACTGGGATCGCGTTCTGGCTACACGTCGGATTCGCCTACGCACTCCTGGCGACTGCCCTGGCTCTCGTCTCGATTCAGATCATTCGTTCCACGGGCGTCTACCGACGCCAAGCGGCGACGGTACTGCTCGGTGCGCTCATCGCGATCGCAGGCAACGTGGTCAGGCTGTGGGGAAACGCATCGATCGACGCCGAGCCGATCGGATTTGCCGTCCTGGGAGGCCTCGTTGCCTGGAGTATCTGGCGCTACCAGCTGATCGATCTGGTGCCGATCGCCCGCGAGCAGGTCGTTGACACCCTCCCGGACCCCGTCGTCGTGCTCGACGAGCAGGATCGGATCACGGACCTCAACGAGGCCGGGATCACCTTGCTCGGTGAGAGCGAGGACGAACTGCTTGGCGCCGACTTCGACGCGGCGTTCCGCGCGTTCCCGAACGTGGTCGACACGTTCGAGGACGCGATGCAGACCCGTCAGGTCGTCAGAATCCACGTACGCGACGAAATCAAGGACTACGAGGTGCGGGTGGCCCCGATCGAGGACGAGCGAGGGACCACACGCGGGCGGATACTCCTCTTCCACGACGTGAGCGAGCGCGAGGTCAACCGACGCGAACTCGAACACCAGAACGAGCAACTGGAGCGTTTTGCCAGCGTCGTCTCACACGATCTCCGGAACCCTCTGAGTGTGGCCGAGGGATACCTCGATCTGGCACGTGAATCCGGCGAGGGCGAGCACTTCGAGACCGTCGCGGAGGCCCACGATCGGATGCACGCGATCATTCAGGACGTGCTGACGATGGCCCGTGAAGGCACCAGCGTCGAGGAGACGTCCCCGGTCTCGCTACGGGCAGCCGCCGAGACTGCCTGGAGCCAGGTCGACACGGGGGACGCGGAACTCGTCGTCACCGAGGACCGCACGATCCCCGCTGACGAGGACAGGCTGCAACGGCTCCTCGAGAACCTGTACCGGAATTCGGTGGAGCACGGCGCCGTCCCCGATCGATCCGGGGGCGACACCCTCACCGTCAGGATCGGCCCGATCGGCGACGACGTGCGAACTCCCGCGGACGAGGAACGCGGTTTCTTCGTCGAAGACGACGGCGTCGGGATCCCCGAGGCAGACAGGAGCAAGATCTTCGAACCAGGCCACTCCACTGGTAGCCAGGGCACGGGGCTCGGACTCTCGATCGTACGGAGCATCGCCGAGGGCCACGGCTGGTCGGTTCGGGCCACCAAAGCACCGGACGGTGGGGCCCGATTCGAAATCACGGACGTCCCGCCGATCGGTCCAGCGATGGCGGATCCGCAGTCCTCGGCGCCCGACGGTGCGCAACGCTGA
- the ilvN gene encoding acetolactate synthase small subunit has translation MSDSPQQPDVDSKALDGPHPEERPEPTGKRNAQGIRIDPEAEAEPEPEVATLSVLVLHEPGVLAQISSLFSRRQFNIESLTVGPTENPDRARITLVIEETRPGIEQAKKQLAKLVPVASVRELERDATLRELALIKVSSDHPDKVQSMAEMYGGQAVDAGAETITVEITGQRPQIENAVEAFERFGVREVTRTGTAALARGTTETAAHDHPANAPMNDD, from the coding sequence ATGAGTGATTCACCACAACAACCGGACGTCGACTCGAAGGCGCTGGATGGACCCCACCCCGAGGAGCGACCGGAGCCCACTGGCAAGCGCAACGCCCAGGGCATCCGGATCGACCCCGAGGCAGAAGCCGAGCCCGAGCCCGAAGTCGCGACGCTCTCGGTGCTCGTGCTCCACGAGCCCGGGGTCCTGGCGCAGATCTCCTCGCTGTTCAGCCGACGGCAGTTCAACATCGAGAGCCTGACCGTCGGGCCGACGGAGAACCCCGACCGAGCGCGGATCACGCTCGTCATCGAGGAGACGCGACCGGGCATCGAGCAGGCGAAGAAGCAGCTCGCGAAGCTCGTGCCCGTCGCGTCGGTTCGCGAACTCGAGCGGGACGCGACGCTCCGCGAACTCGCGCTCATCAAGGTCTCCAGCGACCACCCGGACAAGGTGCAGTCGATGGCGGAGATGTACGGCGGGCAGGCCGTCGACGCGGGCGCGGAGACGATCACGGTCGAGATCACCGGCCAGCGGCCCCAGATCGAGAACGCCGTCGAGGCATTCGAGCGCTTCGGCGTCCGCGAGGTCACCCGGACCGGAACCGCGGCGCTGGCGCGCGGCACTACCGAAACAGCGGCTCACGACCACCCGGCGAACGCGCCGATGAACGACGACTAG
- a CDS encoding isocitrate/isopropylmalate dehydrogenase family protein gives MTHEIAVIPGDGIGQEVTPAAVEVLEALPVDFDFVEGEAGDAVAAETGEALPEETRELAADADATLFGAAGETAADVILPLRSVVGSFANVRPARSYPGLEALQPDADIVFIRENTEGVYTGIESEITDGVRTLTRVVTEDASRDIAEYGFEYARRNDFEHVTIAHKANVMRQTDGLFLEVAEQVGEEFGMDYETALMDALAMHLVQRPEEYGVVICPNLAGDMLSDLSAGLVGGLGLLPSANVGEENALFEPVHGSAPDIAGQGIANPAAMILSAAMLLEHFEYGDEAAKVRSAVEDVLAAGPRTPDLGGDANTQDVTAAVIDRL, from the coding sequence ATGACTCACGAAATCGCGGTGATTCCCGGCGACGGCATCGGGCAGGAAGTCACGCCCGCAGCCGTCGAGGTGCTCGAGGCGCTGCCCGTCGACTTCGACTTCGTCGAGGGCGAGGCCGGCGACGCCGTCGCGGCAGAGACTGGCGAGGCGCTCCCCGAGGAGACCCGCGAACTGGCCGCCGACGCGGACGCGACGCTGTTCGGCGCCGCGGGTGAGACCGCCGCGGACGTCATCCTGCCGCTCCGGTCGGTCGTCGGTTCCTTCGCGAACGTCCGCCCCGCACGCTCCTACCCCGGTCTGGAAGCACTCCAGCCCGACGCAGACATCGTGTTCATCCGGGAGAACACCGAGGGCGTCTACACCGGCATCGAGAGCGAGATCACCGACGGCGTCCGGACGCTCACACGCGTCGTGACGGAGGATGCCTCCCGCGATATCGCCGAGTACGGCTTCGAGTACGCTCGCCGGAACGACTTCGAGCACGTGACGATCGCACACAAGGCCAACGTGATGCGCCAGACGGACGGCCTCTTCCTCGAGGTGGCCGAGCAGGTCGGCGAGGAGTTCGGGATGGACTACGAAACGGCGCTGATGGACGCTCTCGCGATGCACCTCGTCCAGCGCCCGGAGGAGTACGGCGTCGTCATCTGCCCGAACCTCGCCGGCGACATGCTCTCCGACCTCTCGGCGGGGCTGGTCGGTGGGCTCGGACTGCTCCCGTCGGCGAACGTCGGCGAGGAGAACGCGCTGTTCGAGCCGGTCCACGGCTCTGCGCCGGACATCGCCGGGCAGGGCATCGCGAATCCCGCGGCGATGATCCTCTCGGCGGCGATGCTCCTCGAGCACTTCGAGTACGGCGACGAGGCGGCGAAGGTTCGCTCCGCGGTCGAGGACGTGCTGGCGGCGGGCCCGCGAACGCCCGACCTCGGTGGCGACGCGAACACGCAGGACGTGACGGCTGCCGTGATCGACCGGCTCTGA
- a CDS encoding uS10/mL48 family ribosomal protein yields the protein MTFVTTLELESGDRRALDSVVADIKETVERKGAEFKGPHTPPPETLAVPLYDDLERGGHFDSWSYTVYTRTVEIVGHDELASSIATRSFPDQVHVEADVRSIQQSG from the coding sequence ATGACGTTCGTGACGACACTGGAACTCGAAAGCGGCGACCGGCGAGCCCTGGATTCCGTCGTCGCGGACATCAAGGAGACGGTCGAACGCAAGGGCGCGGAGTTCAAGGGACCCCACACGCCACCGCCCGAGACGCTCGCCGTTCCGTTGTACGACGACCTCGAACGGGGCGGACACTTCGATAGCTGGTCGTACACGGTCTACACCCGGACAGTCGAAATCGTGGGCCACGACGAACTCGCGAGTTCGATCGCGACGCGCTCCTTCCCCGATCAGGTACACGTCGAGGCGGACGTCCGATCGATCCAGCAGTCCGGGTGA